Proteins from one Sabethes cyaneus chromosome 2, idSabCyanKW18_F2, whole genome shotgun sequence genomic window:
- the LOC128733684 gene encoding uncharacterized protein LOC128733684 gives MRSQERWLIWAVVLLAVAQDIRGIYDPRTNSGPNVNMMPQVHSDYSKVHTHKARSFEPNYARSDNNLHYHAAPYQQTLNSPATTPTPTTEQAFYRRPTPASKLQQQPRVEYGNENGILDASNQKLRSGRTFDDGSFNGLQCPPLQSGHFVYIMDCRQFLNCWKGRGYIQSCAPGTLFNPETNECDHPSKVQCFTSNTMEGYQGLAQLRKPDKPKLAAYTQDNGDGSFQPVATSPVRCPPDVIGLREHPTDCRKFLNCNAGATVIQDCGPGTAFNPRISVCDHIHLVDCNRYQNFINSGPIQPINPEAEEIEVDTVTYDIDVRFNADEPKPTTRPNIPLQVPKPTYQRTAPSEIRPVYAPPPSTSLYRPNVTPNPNELHSNTPSLPVSDALKMLLKPYLNKNTVEFNMTKVNSMMSSTTTPRLELAQRSDLSELPVLGLHQTPKPEDKLSPYVAQPLDINSLQAPQLPFYGMPTNRPPTPYGFRPQNSNFNRQHASAPFPYHQQSQQQYQPMLRLRTTTPAIRSRFGEDSPQWRPMAPRTSTTKQPSTTTVDPCKDKFICGNGKCIEQRQVCDGKDDCGTRADERNCSHIGYEVRLSNKHQGRVEVKVFDKWGYVCDDNFSIEAATVLCKELGFKEGALELKPNSYYPPNAAMMNGSNPIFIMDEIRCTGNESALKDCAFSGWGVHDCNAEEVMGVVCKTPVMTCPIDYWLCDTSSECVPVGFLCDNVMDCADGSDESVTHCNAPLEMRLVDGPTPTEGRVEVKYRGIWGTICDDDFGLREARVICRQLGLNGTAEVRKNTYKQGAGQIWLDQVVCNGNENSIDDCTHWHWGEHNCGHTEDVGVRCGTPQTNRPTPAQLRSVGKSLKFDYIEKSSKIYPDSCGKVLVDPKAVKPTYGARVVHGGETVYGHHPWQAALRAKKQGKSVHWCGAVLISKYHILTAAHCLIGYPKGAYMIRLGDYNTEALEQAEIDIFIEDYYIHENFREGHHMNNDIAVVLLKTPIRFNEFVQPVCLPAKSQPYREGLNCTISGWGSTQSGSSAHSLELRAAKVPLLSDAVCNEPEVYGNNVTDGMFCAGALDGGVDACEGDSGGPLVCTSDRGHTLYGIISWGFHCGYVNKPGVYVKVSHYLDWIEQKLKQSLHMYGV, from the exons ATGCGGTCCCAGGAGCGATGGCTCATCTGGGCAGTGGTGCTACTGGCCGTCGCCCAGGATATTCGTGGT ATATACGATCCCCGAACCAATTCAGGCCCAAACGTTAACATGATGCCCCAAGTACACAGCGACTACAGCAAGGTTCACACTCACAAAGCTCGTTCGTTCGAACCAAATTATGCGCGAAGTGACAATAATCTACACTATCATGCTGCGCCGTATCAACAAACCCTAAACTCACCGGCGACAACACCAACGCCCACAACGGAGCAAGCATTTTACAGACGACCTACGCCGGCATCTAAACTACAGCAGCAACCAAGAGTTGAATACGGTAATGAAAATGGCATATTGGATGCTAGCAATCAAAAGTTACGCAGTGGAAGAACGTTCGACGATGGCAGCTTTAATGGTTTACAATGTCCACCACTGCAATCCGGGCATTTTGTGTACATCATGGATTGCAGACAATTCCTTAATTGTTGGAAAGGGCGCGGTTACATCCAAAGTTGTGCACCCGGAACGCTGTTTAATCCAGAAACCAACGAATGTGATCACCCATCGAAGGTGCAATGCTTCACGTCCAATACGATGGAGGGTTATCAAGGGTTGGCCCAATTGAGAAAACCAGATAAGCCCAAACTTGCTGCATACACACAAGATAACGGAGATGGATCATTCCAACCAGTCGCCACGTCACCTGTCAGATGTCCTCCTGATGTTATTGGACTTCGCGAACATCCTACAGATTGCAGGAAATTTTTGAACTGCAACGCAGGAGCTACTGTCATTCAGGATTGCGGGCCGGGAACCGCATTCAATCCACGGATATCCGTCTGCGATCACATACATCTTGTGGATTGTAATCGCTATCAAAACTTTATAAATTCTGGTCCCATCCAACCGATCAACCCTGAAGCGGAAGAAATTGAAGTTGACACTGTCACATATGATATCGATGTTCGTTTCAACGCTGATGAACCAAAACCGACTACAAGACCAAACATTCCGCTACAAGTTCCTAAACCTACCTACCAACGCACCGCTCCGAGTGAAATTCGACCTGTATATGCGCCACCACCGAGCACATCTTTATACCGGCCCAACGTCACACCTAATCCCAATGAACTACACAGCAATACTCCGAGCCTTCCAGTCAGTGATGCACTAAAAATGTTGCTTAAaccgtatttgaacaaaaataCTGTCGAATTTAACATGACTAAGGTCAATTCAATGATGAGTTCTACCACCACTCCAAGGCTTGAGCTAGCACAACGCAGTGACCTCTCCGAACTTCCAGTACTAGGCTTGCATCAAACACCGAAGCCCGAAGATAAACTATCTCCCTACGTAGCTCAACCACTGGATATCAATTCCCTTCAAGCGCCTCAATTACCTTTCTACGGCATGCCAACGAATCGACCACCAACCCCATACGGCTTTAGACCGCAAAACTCGAACTTCAATCGACAGCACGCTTCGGCACCCTTTCCTTACCATCAACAATCGCAGCAGCAGTACCAGCCAATGCTTCGCCTACGAACAACTACACCAGCTATAAGAAGTCGTTTCGGTGAAGATTCGCCGCAATGGCGACCGATGGCCCCCCGTACGAGTACCACCAAACAACCATCAACGACAACGGTAGATCCATGCAAAGACAAGTTTATCTGTGGCAATGGAAAGTGCATCGAACAGAGACAGGTCTGCGACGGTAAAGACGATTGTGGAACTCGGGCGGATGAACGCAACTGTAGCCATATCGGGTACGAAGTTCGGTTGTCCAACAAACATCAGGGTCGGGTTGAGGTGAAGGTATTTGATAAGTGGGGTTACGTGTGCGATGATAATTTTAGCATCGAAGCAGCGACTGTGCTTTGTAAGGAACTGGGTTTCAAGGAAGGGGCGTTGGAGTTGAAACCAAATTCTTACTACCCACCGAATGCAGCCATGATGAACGGTAGCAATCCGATCTTCATCATGGATGAGATAAGATGTACGGGAAACGAGTCTGCGCTGAAGGATTGTGCCTTCTCCGGTTGGGGAGTGCACGACTGTAACGCCGAAGAGGTTATGGGTGTAGTGTGTAAGACACCGGTAATGACCTGTCCGATTGATTACTGGCTTTGCGATACCTCGTCTGAGTGCGTACCGGTGGGATTCCTTTGCGATAACGTAATGGATTGCGCGGATGGATCGGACGAAAGTGTTACGCACTGTAAT GCTCCACTGGAAATGCGTCTCGTTGATGGACCGACGCCAACGGAAGGACGAGTTGAGGTCAAGTATCGTGGAATCTGGGGCACGATTTGCGACGATGATTTCGGCTTGCGCGAAGCTCGCGTAATTTGTCGCCAGTTAGGACTGAACGGAACGGCCGAGGTGCGCAAGAATACGTACAAGCAAGGTGCGGGACAGATTTGGTTGGATCAGGTCGTTTGTAATGGCAATGAAAATTCGATCGATGATTGCACGCATTGGCACTGGGGAGAGCACAACTGTGGACATACGGAAGATGTTGGAGTTAGATGCGGAACACCGCAAACCAATCGACCGACTCCGGCTCAACTACGTTCCGTCGGCAAATCACTTAAATTTGATTACATCGAAAAATCTAGTAAAATCTATCCGGATAGTTGTGGAAAGGTACTGGTGGATCCGAAAGCGGTTAAGCCGACCTACGGCGCGCGAGTTGTTCATGGTGGAGAAACCGTGTATGGACACCATCCCTGGCAGGCTGCTCTAAGGGCGAAAAAACAGGGCAAATCAGTACACTGGTGCGGTGCTGTTTTAATTTCCAAGTATCACATTCTGACAGCGGCTCACTGTCTAATCGGATACCCGAAAGGAGCCTACATGATTCGTCTCGGAGATTACAACACCGAAGCACTTGAGCAGGCGGAAATTGACATCTTCATAGAAGACTACTACATTCATGAGAACTTTAGGGAAGGCCATCACATGAACAATGACATAGCAGTTGTTCTCCTTAAAACGCCTATTCGATTCAATGAGTTTGTCCAACCGGTTTGCTTACCGGCAAAAAGTCAACCATATCGGGAAGGTTTGAATTGCACAATTTCCGGTTGGGGATCAACACAGTCCGGATCTTCAG CACATTCACTGGAACTGAGGGCAGCCAAGGTTCCCCTGTTGTCGGATGCTGTTTGCAACGAGCCGGAAGTCTACGGGAATAACGTAACGGATGGCATGTTCTGTGCTGGTGCTCTGGATGGCGGTGTCGACGCCTGTGAGGGAGATTCCGGTGGACCACTAGTGTGCACCAGTGATC
- the LOC128733687 gene encoding organic cation transporter protein-like, whose protein sequence is MVHKMAPKPQENIPAVHAEDSDLSGSLNNASSLGNLSNNLKLNGFINNGFVSDCTVNTDKQGQTTDLDSKAIAKNGKNTGANTVIQEKAIVDFDDLLPHIGEFGRYQKILFLLMIPFAFFVAFVYFSQIFMTVVPEEHWCYVPELEHLSVEERRALAIPIQYEHGTEFDDGAASYSKCSMYAVNFTEVLANNIRKADPTWPTQPCQHGWEYNFTDVPYKTAATDFEWVCEYSYLSTLSQSIFFVGAIVGGLLFGWIADRYGRIPALVGCNVIGFVAGVWTAFVLNFWQFALCRFLVGFAFDNCFTMMYILVLEYVGPKWRTFVANMSIALFFTAASCGLPWIAYYIADWKLFAIVTSAPLLLAIFTPFLVPESARWLVSQGKVDKALRILKKFERINKKTIDAKVYQEFSDSCVRLQEEEAVNSNYSVLDLFKTPRLRNITILLIVIWMAISLVFDGHVRNVGSLGLDLFFTFTVAAATELPADTFLTLTLDRWGRRWLACGTMVASGVFSLLATAVPMGAYSATLAILGRFSVNISYNIGLQYAAELLPTVVRAQGVAFIHIMGYVASIVAPFVVYLTHISPSMPLIVLGIIGVVGGVLSLFLPETLGHDLPQTLADGEDFGRGQKIWDFPCMTKKIDDDVGDLPVQRFTRATSKNSIGASLRASTRGELSSSMLNRSIRSRASTRSQQQPRLDQLTEHV, encoded by the coding sequence ATGGTTCACAAGATGGCACCGAAGCCACAAGAAAATATACCGGCAGTGCACGCCGAGGACAGCGACTTGTCAGGGTCGCTGAACAACGCTAGCAGTCTGGGAAATCTTAGCAATAATCTGAAGCTTAACGGTTTCATCAATAATGGTTTTGTGTCGGATTGCACAGTCAATACGGATAAGCAGGGTCAGACAACGGATCTCGATTCGAAGGCTATCGCTAAAAACGGCAAAAATACCGGAGCCAATACCGTCATACAGGAGAAAGCGATCGTCGATTTCGACGATTTGCTACCCCATATAGGCGAGTTCGGACGATATCAGAAGATCCTGTTTCTACTGATGATTCCGTTTGCATTCTTCGTGGCGTTTGTATATTTTTCTCAAATTTTCATGACGGTGGTGCCGGAGGAACACTGGTGCTACGTGCCGGAACTGGAACATTTATCTGTGGAAGAAAGACGTGCCTTAGCTATTCCGATTCAATATGAACACGGAACTGAATTTGACGACGGCGCTGCTTCCTACAGCAAATGTTCGATGTACGCGGTAAACTTCACCGAAGTGCTGGCCAACAATATCCGCAAGGCAGACCCAACGTGGCCGACGCAACCCTGCCAGCACGGATGGGAGTACAACTTTACCGATGTGCCATACAAAACAGCTGCCACCGACTTCGAATGGGTGTGCGAGTACTCGTACCTGTCCACGCTGTCACAGTCGATCTTCTTCGTGGGTGCCATCGTGGGTGGACTGCTGTTCGGGTGGATTGCTGATCGTTACGGTCGGATACCGGCACTGGTCGGTTGCAACGTGATTGGATTCGTAGCCGGCGTGTGGACCGCTTTCGTCCTTAACTTTTGGCAGTTCGCCTTATGTcggtttctcgtcggatttgcATTTGACAACTGCTTTACCATGATGTACATTTTGGTTCTGGAGTATGTGGGTCCGAAATGGCGAACATTTGTCGCCAATATGTCTATTGCACTGTTTTTCACCGCGGCGTCTTGCGGTCTACCGTGGATTGCTTACTACATTGCCGATTGGAAACTGTTCGCTATTGTTACCTCGGCACCTCTCCTGCTAGCCATATTCACACCATTTCTCGTACCCGAATCAGCACGTTGGCTGGTGTCTCAAGGAAAAGTGGATAAGGCTCTTCGCATTCTCAAGAAATTCGAAAGGATTAACAAAAAGACAATTGATGCCAAAGTGTATCAGGAATTTAGCGACAGCTGTGTTCGTCTCCAGGAAGAGGAAGCTGTTAATAGCAACTACTCGGTGCTTGATCTGTTTAAGACGCCACGATTGAGGAATATCACTATTCTGCTGATCGTCATCTGGATGGCCATCTCATTGGTATTCGATGGGCACGTCAGGAACGTCGGCTCACTTGGGTTAGATCTATTTTTCACATTTACGGTTGCAGCTGCTACCGAGCTGCCAGCCGATACTTTTCTCACTTTGACTTTGGACCGATGGGGTCGCCGTTGGCTGGCCTGCGGAACGATGGTGGCTAGTGGAGTTTTCAGTTTGCTTGCCACTGCTGTACCTATGGGTGCATATTCTGCTACGCTGGCAATTCTCGGTCGGTTCAGTGTAAATATCTCTTACAACATTGGGCTGCAATATGCTGCCGAACTTCTACCAACGGTCGTCCGCGCTCAGGGCGTGGCTTTCATTCACATTATGGGTTACGTGGCTAGTATTGTAGCCCCATTCGTGGTCTACCTGACGCATATTTCCCCCTCCATGCCATTGATCGTGTTAGGCATCATCGGAGTGGTGGGAGGTGTGCTTTCCCTATTTTTGCCCGAAACACTCGGACATGATTTGCCACAGACGCTGGCAGATGGAGAAGACTTTGGACGAGGGCAAAAAATTTGGGACTTTCCATGCATGACAAAAAAAATAGACGATGACGTCGGTGACCTTCCGGTGCAGCGTTTCACCCGTGCTACATCAAAGAACTCGATCGGTGCTTCGCTGCGTGCATCAACTCGTGGAGAGCTCAGCTCCAGTATGCTGAACCGTTCGATCCGATCGCGTGCTTCAACTCGATCTCAGCAGCAACCACGACTTGACCAGTTAACAGAACACGTCTGA